In a single window of the Corvus hawaiiensis isolate bCorHaw1 chromosome 19, bCorHaw1.pri.cur, whole genome shotgun sequence genome:
- the C19H17orf80 gene encoding uncharacterized protein C17orf80 homolog isoform X1, whose amino-acid sequence MAAGPELCPHCRRPFKRLRAHLPHCKAAPRPPPPPGSPPPPGSSPRPAPASAPGSAPAASPQPSPAAGCVPGPTPAPGPGPSPGTARGPGAAAAGSGSGPGQPREAAAAGGSEGSAEPAVQDVARSLDLHPEEVEDVPGKLEKGLKVVIRKHRARVLREKEPGSGAGAAGGRGAPGQGTDPGPAPPPQRPKTAPKSKRKETRSQGAVGNGAGSSKEEKSRLKATKVLQEPPESRNSPGDLVRQEGRDKPTAGEEEQVHLEVGVGHKAPVSALHPKNLHLSLTEAFGAHGRGTSKNELSSLPGPRDSGEQMDGVSEPILSLGRDPGLALLHAPKIQPTCSCQASGRSTRAGARGFEWFPDLYPDYEGLRIFPGKRFQEDVRITVETPRGGFSQGQQGPLSERPLMEVRLGELHTWISTCNFSPQGLLGAVQKAWSSYCAKYIHVRRGGPAGISMLLAGYCLLSYGWNYQHLKQHRWRKYH is encoded by the exons atggcggcggggccggagctGTGCCCGCACTGCCGCCGGCCCTTCAAGCGGCTCCGCGCCCACCTCCCGCACTGCAAggccgcgccgcgcccgccgccgccaccgggATCGCCGCCGCCTCCGGGATCgagcccccgcccggcccccgccaGCGCACCGGGATCGGCGCCGGCAGCgagcccccagccctcccccgCCGCCGGCTGCGTGCCGGGGCCCACACCAGCGCCAGGTCCCGGCCCGTCCCCCGGTACCGCCCGAGGTCCGGGTGCTGCCGCCGCCGGGAGCGGCTCCggccccgggcagccccgggaggcggcggcggcgggagggagCGAGGGAAGCGCGGAGCCCGCGGTGCAGGACGTGGCCAGGAGCCTGGATCTGCACCCCGAGGAGGTGGAGGATGTTCCCGGGAAGCTGGAGAAGGGGCTGAAGGTGGTGATCCGGAAGCACCGTGCCAGGGTGCTCCGGGAGAAGGAGCCcgggagcggggcaggggcagcggGAGGCCGCGGAGCGCCCGGACAAGGGACGGATCCCGGTCCTGCTCCCCCCCCGCAGCGCCCCAAAACTGCTCCAAAATCCAAGCGCAAGGAGACTCGGAGCCAGGGAGCCGTGGGGAACGGGGCTGGGAGctctaaggaagaaaaaagccgTTTAAAGGCAACAAAGGTACTTCAAGAGCcccctgaaagcagaaatagcCCCGGTGACCTCGTCCGGCAGGAGGGGAGAGACAAACCCAcggcaggagaggaggagcaggtgcACCTGGAAGTTGGGGTGGGACATAAAGCCCCCGTGTCTGCTTTGCACCCCAAGAACCTCCATCTGTCACTGACGGAGGCGTTCGGAGCTCACGGCCGGGGGACATCCAAGAATGAGCTCAGCAGCCTGCCGGGGCCGCGGGACAGCGGGGAGCAGATGGACGGAGTGTCCGAGCCCATCCTGAGCCTGGGCAGAGACCcggggctggctctgctccacgcccccaaaatccagcccacCTGTTCATGCCAGGCCTCTGGCAGGAGCACCAGGGCCGGCGCCAGGGGCTTCGAGTGGTTTCCAGACTTGTATCCCGATTATGAAGGGCTGAGGATTTTTCCAGGGAAGCGTTTCCAAGAAGATGTGAGGATCACAGTGGAGACACCAAGGGGCGGTTTCTCGCAGGGGCAACAAG GTCCCCTCTCGGAGAGGCCCCTGATGGAGgtgaggctgggggagctgcacACCTGGATCAGCACCTGCAACTTCtctccccaggggctgctgggagcagtgcAGAAAG CCTGGAGCAGTTACTGTGCCAAATACATCCACGTGAGGCGGGGGGGACCCGCTGGGATCTCCATGCTCCTGGCTGGGTACTGCCTGCTCAGCTATGGCTGGAACTATCAGCACCTCA
- the C19H17orf80 gene encoding uncharacterized protein C17orf80 homolog isoform X2, protein MAAGPELCPHCRRPFKRLRAHLPHCKAAPRPPPPPGSPPPPGSSPRPAPASAPGSAPAASPQPSPAAGCVPGPTPAPGPGPSPGTARGPGAAAAGSGSGPGQPREAAAAGGSEGSAEPAVQDVARSLDLHPEEVEDVPGKLEKGLKVVIRKHRARVLREKEPGSGAGAAGGRGAPGQGTDPGPAPPPQRPKTAPKSKRKETRSQGAVGNGAGSSKEEKSRLKATKVLQEPPESRNSPGDLVRQEGRDKPTAGEEEQVHLEVGVGHKAPVSALHPKNLHLSLTEAFGAHGRGTSKNELSSLPGPRDSGEQMDGVSEPILSLGRDPGLALLHAPKIQPTCSCQASGRSTRAGARGFEWFPDLYPDYEGLRIFPGKRFQEDVRITVETPRGGFSQGQQGPLSERPLMEVRLGELHTWISTCNFSPQGLLGAVQKEQHRWRKYH, encoded by the exons atggcggcggggccggagctGTGCCCGCACTGCCGCCGGCCCTTCAAGCGGCTCCGCGCCCACCTCCCGCACTGCAAggccgcgccgcgcccgccgccgccaccgggATCGCCGCCGCCTCCGGGATCgagcccccgcccggcccccgccaGCGCACCGGGATCGGCGCCGGCAGCgagcccccagccctcccccgCCGCCGGCTGCGTGCCGGGGCCCACACCAGCGCCAGGTCCCGGCCCGTCCCCCGGTACCGCCCGAGGTCCGGGTGCTGCCGCCGCCGGGAGCGGCTCCggccccgggcagccccgggaggcggcggcggcgggagggagCGAGGGAAGCGCGGAGCCCGCGGTGCAGGACGTGGCCAGGAGCCTGGATCTGCACCCCGAGGAGGTGGAGGATGTTCCCGGGAAGCTGGAGAAGGGGCTGAAGGTGGTGATCCGGAAGCACCGTGCCAGGGTGCTCCGGGAGAAGGAGCCcgggagcggggcaggggcagcggGAGGCCGCGGAGCGCCCGGACAAGGGACGGATCCCGGTCCTGCTCCCCCCCCGCAGCGCCCCAAAACTGCTCCAAAATCCAAGCGCAAGGAGACTCGGAGCCAGGGAGCCGTGGGGAACGGGGCTGGGAGctctaaggaagaaaaaagccgTTTAAAGGCAACAAAGGTACTTCAAGAGCcccctgaaagcagaaatagcCCCGGTGACCTCGTCCGGCAGGAGGGGAGAGACAAACCCAcggcaggagaggaggagcaggtgcACCTGGAAGTTGGGGTGGGACATAAAGCCCCCGTGTCTGCTTTGCACCCCAAGAACCTCCATCTGTCACTGACGGAGGCGTTCGGAGCTCACGGCCGGGGGACATCCAAGAATGAGCTCAGCAGCCTGCCGGGGCCGCGGGACAGCGGGGAGCAGATGGACGGAGTGTCCGAGCCCATCCTGAGCCTGGGCAGAGACCcggggctggctctgctccacgcccccaaaatccagcccacCTGTTCATGCCAGGCCTCTGGCAGGAGCACCAGGGCCGGCGCCAGGGGCTTCGAGTGGTTTCCAGACTTGTATCCCGATTATGAAGGGCTGAGGATTTTTCCAGGGAAGCGTTTCCAAGAAGATGTGAGGATCACAGTGGAGACACCAAGGGGCGGTTTCTCGCAGGGGCAACAAG GTCCCCTCTCGGAGAGGCCCCTGATGGAGgtgaggctgggggagctgcacACCTGGATCAGCACCTGCAACTTCtctccccaggggctgctgggagcagtgcAGAAAG